One segment of Coffea arabica cultivar ET-39 chromosome 7c, Coffea Arabica ET-39 HiFi, whole genome shotgun sequence DNA contains the following:
- the LOC113699690 gene encoding uncharacterized mitochondrial protein AtMg00310-like, protein MTLAMPTYAMSYFKLPLKMCKEISALMASYWWGENNGKAKMHLCSWKRMTQNKNQGGLGFKDLVNFNRALLGKQIWRLPVDPNLLISKVLTAKYYPTSSIFKCKCPQNASWIWQSLMGAKQHVEDGIWRKIGNGLSTDIWEDKWIVGNKDERPQHPNLQNAKCKKYRT, encoded by the coding sequence ATGACTTTAGCAATGCCAACTTATGCTATGTCCTACTTTAAACTACCTCTGAAGATGTGTAAGGAGATCAGTGCACTGATGGCAAGCTATTGGTGGGGAGAAAATAATGGAAAGGCCAAGATGCACCTATGCTCTTGGAAGAGAATGACTCAAAACAAGAACCAGGGAGGGCTTGGATTCAAAGACTTGGTCAATTTCAACAGAGCTTTGCTTGGTAAGCAGATTTGGAGATTACCTGTAGACCCAAACTTGCTTATCTCTAAGGTACTGACAGCAAAATACTACCCTACTAGTTCCATTTTCAAGTGTAAGTGTCCCCAGAATGCTTCCTGGATCTGGCAGAGTCTAATGGGAGCTAAACAACATGTGGAGGATGGCATCTGGAGGAAAATTGGAAATGGCCTGAGTACAGACATTTGGGAAGATAAGTGGATAGTAGGAAACAAGGATGAAAGGCCACAACACCCAAACCTCCAGAATGcaaagtgcaaaaagtacaGGACCTAA